The following proteins are encoded in a genomic region of Lactiplantibacillus plantarum:
- a CDS encoding type 1 glutamine amidotransferase domain-containing protein yields the protein MKKVLIVETNITRYQGTNEPTGLWLGEAAEFVDEMQQAQIAVDYVSPNGGFVPLDPRSMKYTDAATMAVYEDSDFINRALKNTLKPSQVDPDDYTAIYYTGGHGVMWDFPDNPELQAIALAIYQHGGYVTSVCHGIAGLLNIKDQTGQYLIAGKTITGFIATEELIAGKKRIVPFLNRERATAHGAIFSQHRFYREYAITDGQLITGQNPFSARAVARQLIAKL from the coding sequence ATGAAAAAAGTTTTAATTGTCGAAACCAATATCACTCGTTACCAAGGAACTAATGAGCCGACTGGTCTTTGGTTAGGTGAAGCCGCTGAGTTCGTCGATGAAATGCAGCAAGCCCAAATTGCCGTTGACTATGTTAGTCCTAATGGTGGCTTCGTGCCCCTTGACCCGCGTAGTATGAAATATACCGATGCCGCCACAATGGCCGTGTATGAAGATTCTGACTTCATTAATCGGGCCCTTAAGAACACGCTCAAGCCTAGTCAGGTCGATCCCGATGATTACACTGCTATTTACTATACCGGGGGCCACGGTGTGATGTGGGACTTTCCGGACAACCCTGAGTTACAAGCCATCGCACTGGCCATTTATCAACATGGTGGATATGTGACCTCCGTTTGTCACGGAATTGCTGGCCTCCTAAACATCAAAGACCAAACGGGCCAATACTTGATTGCTGGCAAAACCATTACGGGCTTTATCGCAACTGAAGAGCTGATTGCCGGCAAAAAACGGATCGTCCCGTTCCTTAACCGTGAACGAGCTACTGCTCACGGTGCTATCTTTAGTCAGCATCGATTTTATCGCGAATATGCAATTACTGACGGCCAATTGATCACTGGTCAAAATCCGTTCTCAGCACGCGCGGTCGCACGCCAATTGATTGCTAAACTATAA
- a CDS encoding GNAT family N-acetyltransferase produces MALTYRIVRAEADSDFGKIRQLYYETWQSAYRDLMPASYLQQLTPATWRPERRWQNMLLAMTADGEVVGVCTFGPARHANYEGWGELYSLYVHPNYHHHGIGQQLIIQAHRRLKAVYPQNYLLVLANNAVAQRFYQRNGFHDTGQIYVDHAPFGVLHERIFED; encoded by the coding sequence ATGGCACTAACCTATCGGATCGTCCGCGCTGAAGCAGACAGTGATTTTGGAAAAATTCGACAGTTATATTATGAGACCTGGCAATCAGCATATCGTGATTTGATGCCTGCAAGTTATTTACAGCAATTGACGCCAGCAACTTGGCGGCCGGAACGGCGGTGGCAAAATATGTTGCTGGCAATGACGGCTGATGGTGAAGTTGTGGGTGTTTGCACATTTGGTCCGGCCAGACATGCGAACTATGAGGGGTGGGGCGAACTGTATTCGCTATATGTTCACCCGAACTATCATCATCATGGCATTGGTCAGCAATTAATAATCCAGGCCCACCGTCGCTTAAAGGCGGTCTATCCACAGAATTATCTACTTGTTCTGGCAAATAATGCTGTGGCCCAGCGTTTTTATCAACGTAATGGATTTCACGACACTGGTCAGATTTATGTCGATCATGCGCCGTTTGGTGTTTTGCATGAGCGGATTTTTGAAGATTAA
- a CDS encoding type 1 glutamine amidotransferase — MRINVLQHTPNEGPGMIADWAHAHGHTMYVYHPYQFGVLPTADETEMLVILGGPMSPNDTLPWIKQERDLIQQLLDRDIPMFGACYGAQQIAKTLGYPVTKAPAKEVGWAPIYRQSPVIPGIPAKLSVLHWHEEMFTVPAEATLLFSSDRVTNQGFVWKHRVVGLQFHFEPAADNVREMVVNDYRYIAGSVLNQTAAEILQTPVPRENQQVLNAILNYITAE, encoded by the coding sequence ATGCGAATTAATGTGTTGCAACATACCCCCAATGAGGGCCCTGGAATGATTGCTGATTGGGCGCATGCCCATGGTCATACCATGTATGTCTATCACCCGTATCAATTCGGTGTTCTCCCAACGGCGGATGAGACGGAGATGCTTGTTATCCTCGGCGGACCGATGAGTCCCAACGATACGCTGCCATGGATCAAGCAGGAACGAGACTTGATTCAACAATTATTGGACCGCGATATCCCAATGTTTGGTGCGTGTTACGGCGCGCAACAAATTGCGAAGACCTTAGGATACCCAGTCACTAAGGCGCCAGCTAAGGAAGTAGGTTGGGCACCGATTTACCGACAGAGTCCCGTGATTCCGGGGATTCCAGCAAAACTGTCGGTCTTGCATTGGCACGAGGAGATGTTCACCGTTCCAGCCGAAGCAACGCTGTTGTTCTCTAGTGATCGTGTGACCAATCAGGGTTTCGTATGGAAGCATCGGGTAGTGGGGTTACAATTTCACTTTGAGCCGGCTGCGGACAATGTTCGTGAGATGGTCGTCAATGATTATCGGTATATTGCGGGGTCGGTCCTAAACCAAACAGCAGCAGAAATTTTACAAACGCCGGTACCACGAGAGAATCAACAAGTTCTGAATGCAATTTTGAATTATATTACGGCTGAATAA
- a CDS encoding 4-hydroxyphenylacetate 3-hydroxylase N-terminal domain-containing protein: protein MHTIEQLNDGRAVYLNGHRVNVADVPIFRKTLALNNQYYDLQHNHPEVHTYQENGHRYDIAFKVPRTVADLQQKHRAYQEIAQSNSGMLGRTPDFLNTGMAVLAERAAFLGQNQYTDFAANARNYAKEVKANDIFISHALQNPQLNRQKAINAIPSGYAGVHTIERNQDGIFVSGAKMVNTMAPIADDLLIFNPPELLLENGDSSYAVAFATPLNNPGVKIICRKLLDHPTASITDYPLSNALDEIDAYIVFDHAFIPWSKVFVENNVEMSNRFFIDSGMFSHTSHQDEVRGITKLELATSLALRIAHILGLDGFLGVQEKLGRLTANLELIKGTITRSEDNGHLDEFGIYTPSLQALQAVRSTLPEYYDEALRVTQHLAAGSMVGVPSFAEFDGDNATILNQALTTDRATAKTRTRLLNLAFDLTSSGFGQRQLMYEYYHGGDPMRIRAQHYQRADLQAGNQMIDRLLSADNANTHE, encoded by the coding sequence ATGCATACTATCGAACAACTCAATGACGGGCGCGCGGTCTATCTAAATGGTCACCGCGTCAATGTCGCCGATGTGCCCATTTTTCGTAAAACTTTAGCACTCAATAATCAGTACTATGACCTGCAACACAACCATCCCGAAGTACATACTTATCAGGAAAATGGTCACCGCTACGATATTGCTTTCAAAGTGCCACGCACCGTCGCTGATTTACAACAAAAGCACCGTGCTTATCAAGAAATTGCGCAAAGTAACAGCGGCATGTTAGGCCGCACACCGGATTTTCTTAATACTGGGATGGCCGTCTTAGCAGAACGCGCTGCCTTCCTCGGGCAAAATCAATATACTGATTTTGCAGCTAATGCCCGCAATTACGCTAAGGAGGTCAAAGCTAACGATATCTTCATTAGCCATGCGCTTCAAAACCCACAACTCAACCGTCAAAAAGCCATCAATGCCATTCCGTCTGGATACGCGGGTGTTCATACCATTGAACGTAATCAAGATGGAATCTTCGTTTCTGGTGCCAAAATGGTCAATACGATGGCCCCAATTGCTGATGACCTCCTGATTTTTAATCCGCCGGAACTGTTGTTAGAAAACGGCGATAGTAGTTATGCTGTCGCCTTTGCTACGCCACTCAATAATCCGGGCGTCAAGATCATTTGTCGCAAATTATTAGATCATCCCACCGCTTCCATTACGGATTACCCACTCAGCAACGCCCTTGATGAGATTGACGCCTACATTGTCTTTGATCACGCCTTTATTCCGTGGTCAAAAGTATTTGTTGAAAATAATGTTGAAATGAGTAATCGTTTCTTCATCGATTCAGGCATGTTTAGCCACACTTCCCATCAAGATGAGGTTCGAGGTATTACTAAGCTTGAGTTAGCAACCAGTTTAGCGCTTCGGATTGCTCATATCTTAGGATTAGATGGTTTCTTAGGTGTCCAAGAAAAACTCGGTCGGTTAACCGCTAATCTGGAACTCATCAAGGGTACCATCACCCGTTCAGAAGACAACGGTCATCTGGACGAATTCGGTATCTATACGCCCAGTCTCCAAGCTTTGCAAGCGGTTCGCTCGACCCTTCCCGAATACTATGACGAGGCCTTGCGCGTGACTCAACACTTAGCGGCCGGTTCCATGGTTGGCGTGCCAAGTTTTGCGGAATTTGACGGCGATAATGCGACAATCCTCAACCAGGCACTCACGACGGACCGAGCCACCGCTAAAACCCGCACGCGCTTGTTGAACTTAGCCTTCGATTTAACAAGTTCTGGCTTTGGTCAGCGCCAATTGATGTACGAATACTATCATGGTGGTGATCCAATGCGTATTCGTGCCCAACATTATCAACGCGCCGATTTACAGGCTGGCAATCAGATGATTGACCGACTATTGTCAGCGGACAACGCAAACACCCATGAATAA
- a CDS encoding FMN-dependent NADH-azoreductase produces MTKTLIVNAHPDFRNAAHYSVQLEQAFLQLFQTRFPNDTVDVINLYDTVIPQATVPELLGIWEKQAQHVNLSIEEQRLFAIKQQLLQQFKAHHRIVIAMPLHNFNVPARLKDYIDNILVARETFRYTENGSVGLMTDNYRVMLLQASGSIYTRNDRYTPMEFSRLYLDKMFTEIMGFDRFEIVRAQGLQTNGVAVSQALKQAKMDLKAAFERFYD; encoded by the coding sequence ATGACTAAGACTTTGATTGTTAATGCACATCCCGATTTTCGTAATGCGGCGCACTACTCAGTTCAACTAGAACAAGCTTTTTTGCAACTTTTTCAGACTCGCTTTCCTAATGATACTGTGGATGTGATCAATTTGTATGATACGGTGATTCCCCAAGCAACGGTACCTGAATTGCTGGGAATCTGGGAAAAGCAAGCGCAACATGTAAATTTATCGATTGAGGAACAACGCCTGTTTGCAATCAAGCAGCAACTCCTACAACAGTTTAAAGCTCATCATCGGATTGTGATTGCGATGCCGTTGCATAATTTCAACGTGCCGGCACGGTTAAAGGACTATATCGATAATATCTTAGTTGCCAGGGAGACTTTTCGTTATACCGAAAATGGATCAGTGGGTTTGATGACCGATAATTATCGTGTCATGTTACTGCAGGCCAGTGGGTCAATCTATACTCGTAATGACCGTTATACACCCATGGAATTTTCTCGGCTGTATCTTGACAAGATGTTTACTGAAATTATGGGGTTTGATCGGTTTGAGATTGTCCGTGCACAAGGACTGCAAACGAACGGGGTGGCGGTATCACAGGCATTAAAGCAAGCTAAAATGGACCTGAAGGCAGCTTTTGAGCGTTTTTATGATTAA
- a CDS encoding tyrosine-protein phosphatase yields MEGITNLRSLGGYRNKNQQVIKDGLIYRSGQLDQLTPAQTQYLATTLGITRIVDMRSADERHQFPDATWPHVQYHVLDVLAQVMTNDASLQSMISSTGAVHDRMVQLYEQLVLDPTARQSYCQFIQLLLVPDQPLLFHCFAGKDRTGVGAALFLKILGISDEQIMADYLLTNQARAAANQQILATMASQLSDEQQRAVNQALLVDADYLSHYFEVIKARYDTFSNYLQTGLGLTSAECQQLRELYLTK; encoded by the coding sequence ATGGAAGGGATTACTAATTTACGGTCACTAGGTGGTTATCGCAATAAAAATCAGCAAGTAATCAAAGATGGTTTAATTTACCGGTCAGGACAATTGGATCAATTAACACCGGCACAGACGCAGTATCTAGCAACCACGCTTGGCATTACGCGAATCGTGGACATGCGTAGTGCTGATGAGCGTCATCAATTTCCAGATGCGACATGGCCACACGTCCAGTATCACGTGCTGGATGTGCTAGCACAAGTCATGACGAACGACGCAAGTTTACAATCGATGATTAGTAGTACGGGGGCGGTCCATGACCGCATGGTTCAGTTATATGAACAGCTAGTGTTAGATCCTACTGCCCGTCAAAGTTATTGTCAATTTATACAGCTACTACTGGTTCCAGATCAGCCACTACTGTTCCATTGTTTTGCCGGTAAGGATCGCACCGGCGTCGGGGCCGCCTTATTTCTAAAAATTTTGGGTATTAGTGACGAGCAAATCATGGCTGACTATCTGCTCACAAATCAAGCACGTGCGGCTGCTAATCAACAAATCTTGGCGACGATGGCGTCGCAATTATCTGATGAGCAACAACGGGCCGTGAACCAGGCATTATTAGTAGACGCTGATTACCTGAGCCATTACTTTGAAGTCATCAAAGCCCGGTACGACACATTTTCAAATTACTTGCAGACGGGTCTAGGGCTGACCTCAGCGGAATGTCAACAGTTACGCGAATTATATTTGACTAAATAG
- a CDS encoding ASCH domain-containing protein, whose translation MDVQSFFEQAKTTLKLTQSTPLQSAYQFGSDPDKLAQLVLTGTKTATTSAYDLYETDEPLPKVGAYDVILDAHNQPVCVTRTDQVMITPYLDIDATHAYLEGEGDRTYAYWRRVHDAFFKQEYQSEHQRFDPHTAQMVLERFHVVYPVH comes from the coding sequence ATGGACGTCCAATCTTTTTTCGAACAAGCTAAAACGACGCTCAAATTGACACAAAGTACCCCATTACAAAGTGCTTATCAGTTTGGCAGCGATCCTGATAAACTTGCACAGCTCGTACTAACTGGCACAAAAACGGCTACCACCAGCGCTTATGACCTATACGAAACTGATGAACCACTGCCAAAAGTGGGCGCTTATGACGTCATCTTAGATGCTCATAATCAGCCTGTCTGTGTGACCCGGACCGATCAAGTCATGATTACGCCTTACTTGGACATCGATGCAACCCACGCTTACTTAGAAGGTGAAGGCGATCGTACTTATGCCTATTGGCGCCGTGTTCATGATGCCTTCTTCAAGCAGGAGTACCAAAGCGAGCATCAGCGCTTTGATCCCCATACTGCACAAATGGTTCTGGAACGCTTCCACGTCGTTTATCCCGTTCACTAA
- a CDS encoding NADP-dependent oxidoreductase, with translation MKAAIITKYKQITPMVTEVPVPTIAPTDVLVKIVAASVNPIDLKTKDGDLRLLLQYTMPLIMGSDFAGVITAVGDQVPGFKVGDAVYGRAPKDRIGTFAEFIAIDHQAIALKPANLNFEEAAAIPLVGLTSYQALHDIMNIQPGQKVFIPGGSGGIGIIAIQLAKYLGAYVATTTSAKHFDLVQSLGADKIIDYHQQDFTDVLSHYDAVLDTRGGQSLEAAFQIIKPGGQIVSIAGLPNARFGKDYGLPIWKQWLLGLATRKLSQLEQQAQATYSFLFMQPSGQQLVRLRQLIEQDVIKPVIDRIIPLTDINDALEYSHSGHATGKIIISIQPN, from the coding sequence ATGAAAGCTGCCATTATTACTAAATACAAGCAAATAACCCCCATGGTGACAGAAGTCCCTGTTCCGACAATAGCTCCCACCGATGTTCTCGTCAAAATCGTTGCCGCCAGTGTCAACCCAATCGATTTGAAAACCAAAGATGGCGATCTAAGATTGTTACTACAATACACCATGCCACTAATTATGGGCAGTGACTTTGCCGGTGTAATTACTGCCGTTGGCGACCAAGTACCGGGCTTTAAAGTTGGTGATGCTGTTTACGGTCGCGCACCCAAAGATCGAATTGGAACCTTTGCTGAATTTATCGCCATTGATCATCAAGCCATCGCACTGAAACCAGCCAATCTCAATTTTGAAGAAGCCGCTGCAATTCCATTAGTAGGTTTAACCAGTTACCAAGCACTACACGATATAATGAACATCCAGCCGGGACAGAAGGTTTTCATTCCCGGCGGTTCGGGTGGTATTGGGATTATTGCCATTCAACTGGCCAAATATCTCGGCGCTTACGTCGCAACCACTACCAGTGCGAAACATTTTGACCTCGTTCAATCACTAGGTGCTGATAAAATCATTGACTATCATCAGCAAGACTTTACTGATGTATTATCCCATTACGATGCCGTATTAGATACTCGTGGCGGGCAATCCCTCGAGGCCGCTTTTCAGATTATCAAACCAGGCGGTCAGATTGTCAGCATTGCCGGACTGCCAAACGCGCGTTTTGGTAAGGATTACGGACTGCCAATATGGAAACAATGGTTATTGGGTCTAGCAACGCGGAAACTGAGTCAACTGGAACAACAAGCCCAAGCTACCTATTCGTTTCTGTTCATGCAACCTAGTGGCCAGCAACTTGTACGCCTGCGACAACTAATTGAACAGGACGTTATTAAGCCAGTTATTGATCGGATTATCCCCCTCACCGACATCAACGACGCGTTAGAATACTCGCATTCCGGTCATGCTACCGGTAAAATCATTATCAGTATTCAACCTAATTAG
- a CDS encoding elongation factor G has translation MKRIVAGIIAHVDAGKTTLSEALLYRSGALRQLGRVDNGDAFLDTDVLEKQRGITIFSHQANLQYKDINLTLLDTPGHVDFATQTEQVLSVLDVAILVVSATDGVQGYTRTLWRLLARYDVPTILFVNKMDAPGTDSDQLIQQIQQTLSPGCVAFNTPGAGDTLEDRPVIPTAAVEDIAMQNDEVLTDYLETGTLSDATIRQMIQRREVFPCYFGAALKLDGVDALMAGLDYWTTPQLTRPEFGARVFKITHDDQGERLTWIRMTGGTLRPKDIVYDDQKVNQLRVYNGTKYATTSALTAGSVGAITGLTGTRPGQGLGQAATSLQPVMQPVLTYALDPQREELHTCLAVLRQLEDEDPQLHVTWSEPLQELRVQVMGTIQLEVLQQILQDRFQLTVKFGTGSILYQETITQAVEGVGHFEPLRHYAEVHLLLTPAPRGSGLQFTTDCSLEVLGRNWQHQVVSNLQAKTQAGVLIGAPLTDVKVTLVSGRASNVHSVGGDFREATWRALRQGLMMLKQRGDCQLLEPWYRFRLEVGQEQVGRAMTDIQRMNGQFDAPVANTSVATDGTDLTTITGTAPVAAMQDYSQTVRAYTHGQGQLECIVDGYRPCHNEMAVVDKAKYVPTADLENTPDSVFCAHGAGYPVAWNQVPEMAHVPYVYSNTELAHFKAPSK, from the coding sequence ATGAAACGGATTGTAGCGGGAATTATTGCCCACGTCGATGCCGGTAAAACGACGCTGTCAGAAGCATTACTATACCGGTCTGGCGCGCTACGGCAATTAGGGCGCGTCGATAATGGCGATGCTTTTTTAGATACGGATGTGCTTGAAAAACAGCGTGGTATTACGATTTTTTCACACCAAGCTAATTTACAATATAAAGACATTAATTTAACACTCTTGGATACCCCGGGCCACGTCGATTTTGCGACCCAGACTGAACAAGTACTGTCGGTTTTGGACGTCGCAATTTTAGTCGTTTCAGCGACTGATGGTGTGCAGGGGTACACGCGGACGTTATGGCGATTATTAGCCCGTTATGACGTTCCTACCATTCTGTTTGTAAATAAGATGGATGCGCCGGGGACGGATAGCGACCAATTGATACAACAAATTCAACAGACATTATCGCCTGGTTGTGTGGCGTTTAACACGCCGGGAGCCGGGGACACGTTGGAAGATCGGCCAGTCATACCGACTGCGGCAGTTGAAGATATTGCGATGCAAAATGACGAAGTGTTAACGGATTACTTAGAAACAGGGACGTTAAGTGATGCCACGATTCGGCAGATGATTCAACGGCGGGAAGTTTTTCCGTGTTATTTTGGCGCGGCACTTAAGCTGGACGGGGTTGATGCGCTAATGGCTGGTCTTGATTATTGGACGACGCCACAATTAACGCGTCCTGAATTTGGCGCGCGGGTGTTCAAGATTACGCATGATGATCAAGGTGAACGGCTTACTTGGATTCGGATGACCGGTGGCACCTTACGACCTAAAGATATCGTGTATGATGACCAAAAAGTCAATCAGTTACGGGTTTACAACGGGACTAAGTATGCGACCACGTCCGCGCTGACGGCAGGATCCGTTGGTGCCATTACCGGTCTAACGGGAACGCGGCCGGGGCAAGGATTGGGACAGGCAGCAACTAGTCTACAACCCGTCATGCAGCCCGTACTGACTTACGCACTTGATCCTCAGCGTGAGGAGTTACACACCTGCTTAGCAGTCTTGCGTCAACTTGAAGATGAGGATCCACAATTACACGTGACTTGGTCAGAACCACTTCAGGAATTGCGAGTACAGGTCATGGGAACGATTCAACTGGAAGTTTTGCAACAAATCTTGCAGGATCGTTTTCAACTGACTGTAAAGTTTGGAACGGGGAGTATCTTGTATCAAGAGACGATTACCCAAGCTGTTGAAGGTGTTGGGCATTTTGAACCGTTACGACACTACGCGGAAGTACATTTGTTGCTGACGCCCGCACCGCGGGGAAGTGGGCTTCAATTTACGACCGATTGTTCATTGGAAGTGCTTGGCCGAAATTGGCAACACCAAGTCGTGTCAAACCTACAAGCCAAAACACAAGCGGGTGTCCTGATTGGCGCACCACTAACGGATGTTAAGGTAACACTGGTTAGTGGTCGGGCTAGCAATGTTCATTCGGTTGGTGGTGACTTTCGTGAAGCGACGTGGCGCGCGTTGCGTCAAGGCTTGATGATGTTAAAACAACGTGGTGATTGTCAGTTGTTGGAGCCGTGGTATCGGTTCCGTCTAGAAGTTGGTCAGGAACAAGTTGGCCGGGCGATGACTGATATTCAGCGGATGAATGGTCAGTTTGACGCACCAGTCGCTAATACAAGCGTAGCCACGGACGGGACTGACTTGACGACAATTACGGGAACGGCGCCAGTAGCAGCGATGCAGGACTATTCACAGACGGTTCGAGCTTACACGCATGGGCAGGGGCAATTGGAATGTATCGTGGATGGCTATCGGCCGTGTCATAACGAGATGGCTGTTGTCGATAAGGCCAAATATGTCCCCACAGCAGATTTAGAAAATACACCGGACTCGGTCTTTTGCGCACATGGTGCGGGTTATCCGGTAGCTTGGAATCAAGTGCCAGAGATGGCGCACGTCCCGTACGTTTATTCGAATACGGAATTGGCACATTTTAAGGCGCCATCAAAATAG
- a CDS encoding DUF3658 domain-containing protein has product MVPLSQVITRPGLALQTLSDLSEVLPADIAHYLQLAQDVSEDEQRAHSYEWQALVVENEPLRVNLNGHLVSAPEDFYDSLLERQIQPGRPIVQIIGEMLMRYSLGLPDWWYRARLQHILSTRG; this is encoded by the coding sequence ATGGTACCGCTAAGTCAAGTGATAACTCGGCCAGGTCTAGCTTTACAGACTTTGTCGGATTTATCGGAAGTATTGCCAGCGGATATTGCGCATTACTTACAGTTGGCACAAGACGTTTCTGAGGACGAACAGCGTGCTCATAGTTATGAATGGCAAGCGCTCGTGGTAGAAAATGAGCCGTTACGGGTCAATCTTAACGGGCACTTAGTCAGTGCCCCAGAGGACTTTTATGACAGCTTGTTAGAACGCCAAATACAACCGGGACGCCCAATTGTGCAAATTATTGGTGAGATGCTGATGCGCTACTCACTGGGCTTGCCAGACTGGTGGTATCGTGCCCGGCTCCAACATATCTTGTCAACGAGAGGATGA
- a CDS encoding EamA family transporter, translating to MKKIAPLFVGLGAISFGIPASLFKIARRQGVVNGPLLFWSFLSAVVILGVIQILRRARLRNQQTNWKQIGLVISAGTASGFTNTFYIQALKLIPVAVAAVMLMQAVWLSTLLGAVIHHRRPSRLQVVSIILVLIGTILAAGLFPITQALSPWGLILSFLAACSYACTMQFTASLGNNLDPLSKTWLLCLGAFILIAIVWSPQLVTAPTTPATVGWGVLIALFSMVFPLVMYSLFMPYLELGIGPILSSLELPASIVVAFVLLDETIDWVQMVGVVIIITAVILPNVLNMRRVRP from the coding sequence GTGAAGAAAATTGCGCCCCTGTTCGTTGGCTTAGGGGCCATTAGTTTTGGAATTCCGGCGTCACTATTTAAAATTGCGCGTCGGCAGGGGGTTGTCAATGGCCCATTGCTATTCTGGTCCTTTCTGAGTGCGGTTGTGATTTTAGGTGTGATTCAAATTTTACGCCGTGCACGTTTGCGTAATCAGCAAACGAATTGGAAGCAAATCGGACTGGTAATTTCGGCTGGAACGGCTTCGGGATTTACTAACACCTTTTACATACAGGCGTTAAAGCTTATCCCAGTTGCTGTGGCCGCGGTAATGTTGATGCAGGCGGTCTGGTTATCAACATTACTAGGAGCAGTGATTCATCATCGGCGTCCCTCCCGACTGCAAGTGGTTAGCATTATTTTGGTATTGATAGGCACGATTTTAGCTGCTGGTCTGTTTCCAATTACGCAGGCGCTCTCGCCGTGGGGCTTGATATTAAGTTTTTTAGCGGCATGCTCGTATGCTTGCACGATGCAGTTTACGGCTAGCTTAGGCAATAACTTAGACCCGTTATCGAAAACATGGTTACTGTGTTTGGGCGCTTTCATACTCATTGCTATCGTGTGGTCACCGCAATTAGTTACGGCACCCACCACGCCAGCAACAGTCGGCTGGGGAGTACTGATTGCACTATTCTCAATGGTTTTCCCACTGGTTATGTATTCATTGTTTATGCCGTACTTAGAGCTTGGCATTGGCCCAATCCTTTCTTCTTTAGAATTACCAGCCTCGATTGTTGTTGCATTTGTACTGCTTGATGAAACTATTGATTGGGTGCAAATGGTTGGCGTGGTCATTATTATTACGGCCGTAATTCTGCCAAACGTGTTAAATATGCGACGAGTTCGGCCATAG
- a CDS encoding helix-turn-helix transcriptional regulator, with protein sequence MNRSERLNQELIFLSYRQEFHIKELMQEFNISKRTALRDVNSLEQLGLSIYVEPGRYGGYQIMQQQLWVPILLNSQEINALFFALKALSLLSATPFEKSYHTIYKKLMATLSLSNQRQVAKLQRVVNYYSIPNLDAPTHLSDLLTAILDENVVQLTMTTVTAGFQIFDLLYRHGIWFFSGVNLDNNAWGIYRCDTIKAFQTSEQPARYTWKQLAQRQRSYDHHHHNIRYKCALTPLGREHVQKNNYPNMHLTHQNDQDYLIGGYNQDELAYMVDYLLGLGRNVRIIYPEALKTAYLQELQQIQDFY encoded by the coding sequence ATGAACCGCTCTGAACGTCTTAATCAAGAATTGATCTTTCTCAGTTACCGACAAGAATTCCACATCAAAGAACTCATGCAAGAATTCAATATCTCCAAACGGACCGCCTTGCGCGACGTTAACTCGTTAGAACAACTTGGTTTGTCCATTTACGTTGAACCGGGACGTTACGGTGGCTACCAAATCATGCAACAACAACTATGGGTACCCATCTTATTAAACAGCCAGGAAATTAATGCGCTCTTTTTTGCGCTCAAAGCACTCAGTTTATTGTCGGCGACCCCCTTTGAAAAGTCCTACCATACAATTTACAAAAAACTCATGGCAACACTATCTTTAAGCAACCAGCGCCAGGTCGCCAAATTGCAACGTGTGGTTAACTACTACTCAATTCCTAACTTGGATGCCCCAACCCATTTAAGTGATTTATTAACGGCTATCCTTGATGAAAATGTTGTCCAGTTAACGATGACTACTGTGACAGCTGGGTTTCAGATTTTTGATTTATTATATCGGCATGGCATTTGGTTTTTCAGTGGCGTCAATCTCGATAACAATGCTTGGGGCATCTATCGCTGTGATACGATCAAAGCATTTCAAACCAGTGAGCAACCAGCTCGGTATACTTGGAAACAGCTCGCGCAACGGCAACGGTCCTACGATCACCATCATCACAATATACGTTATAAATGTGCACTAACACCTCTAGGCCGTGAACATGTACAAAAGAATAATTATCCTAATATGCACTTAACACATCAGAACGACCAAGATTATCTCATTGGTGGTTATAATCAAGATGAATTAGCCTATATGGTCGACTATTTACTGGGACTTGGCCGCAACGTTAGAATTATTTATCCGGAAGCGTTAAAAACTGCCTATCTGCAAGAACTGCAGCAAATTCAAGATTTCTATTAA